The Sphingosinicellaceae bacterium genome includes the window GGACTACGTCCGTAGCTCACTGGGGAGTTTACATGCAGAAGTTTGGTTTGATCGTCGTTGCCACCGCCTTTGCCGCCGTCCCGGCTTTTGCTGCTCCCGGGCCGTCCCCGGCCGCAGTCGCCGCGTATGCCAAGCTTCACGGTGATGCCGCCGCCGGGGCTAAGGTCTTTACGCAGTGCAAGACCTGTCACGTCACCACCCCTGGCGTGAACCGCATCGGGCCGTCACTCCACGCCGTCGTCGGGCGCAAGGCCGGTATCGAGCCGAAGTATGTCTACTCGACCGCGAACAAGACCAGCGGCATCACTTGGACCGAGGCGAAGCTGTTCGAGTATCTCGAGGCACCGCGCACCATCGTTCCCGGCACCAAGATGAGCTTTGCCGGTCTCAAGAACCCTCAGGACCGCGCCAACGTCATTGCGTACCTGAAGACCCAATAAGCCGCGTCTCAGGTGGGCGGCCTGAGCCGCCGCCTCAGATCGTACAGGTGAGCGGGGAGGCTGAGTGCCAGCAGCCCCGCCACCCACTGCCAGGTTGCGCCGACCTGAGCTTCCCACATCGCCCACAGGATCAGGAACCCGGGCAGCAGCGCTGAGAACAGGTCGGTCCGGCGACGCAATGCCAGCCAGACCAGCTCGATCACGATGACGAGCATGATCAGGCGCACGGCGTTGCCGTGCAGGAAGAAGTCGCTCAATTGACCCGTGCCGGCTTCGGCTTGCCGATCGACTGGA containing:
- a CDS encoding cytochrome c family protein; translation: MQKFGLIVVATAFAAVPAFAAPGPSPAAVAAYAKLHGDAAAGAKVFTQCKTCHVTTPGVNRIGPSLHAVVGRKAGIEPKYVYSTANKTSGITWTEAKLFEYLEAPRTIVPGTKMSFAGLKNPQDRANVIAYLKTQ